AGGACCTCTCCACGCCCTATGGCGACTGGCTCCGCGCGAATGCGCGGCCTAGAATGAAAGCCTAATTTTCCAGGTAATTTGTCATGCCTCCTGAATGTCAGCTGTTCGGCACCTTGGGTTGCCATCTCTGCGAAGTTGCCGAAGAAGAATTAATGCCCTTGGTCGAGCACGGATTGATGGTGGAGCTGGTCGATATCGCGGAAAACGAGGCCTGGGTCGAGGACTACGGTTTGCGTATTCCGGTGCTGCGGCGTCTGGATACCGGCGCCGAACTTGACTGGCCGTTCGATGCCGCGCAAGTGGTCGCGTTTTTGCGCTAGGCGGTTCCATCCGTCGCGGCGCTGGATTCCCCCGTTGGCGCAAAACGGGTTATTCGGTTACTGTATGTTCGTACAGTTATTCGGATTGCCTGCCTTGCGTCCCTCTTGTTTGGATTCGGCCAGGTGATCCCGCTAGTCAGAGGGATGAGCCGTGGTCAATGTCGAACAATTAAAGAACAGCGTGAACCGGATGTCGGTCGATGTGGTGCGCGATGCGGTGGCCGAATTGCGTCTGGATGGCCTGGTTACCGAGGGTAAAACCCCTTTCAACAAGCTGCACTTCAACACCTGCTTCGCCGAGATCGAAGCCTTGTTCCAGCGCGCGGGTTATCACCGGCAACTCGACGTCGTGGGTTATCAAGGTTTGTTGTACGCACTGTACGATCCAGGTCGCTGGGAAGCGGTGGATGTATTGCGCTGGCTCAAGGAGTTCACCGAAGCGGCGGCGCGCGCGCAATCGATCCCGGCGTAAGGAATCTGCGCTAGGTTCGATCTGGCGGCTGTTGGATAATGCCGCTCTGTATCGAGGGTTAGAGCGTTCGAATGTCCACTACAAGTTTTTCCGCGGCGCACAGCCAGGCCAGCACCCTCTATTTGCCACCGGGCCCGTGGCTGACCGTGCTCGATTGCCTGTGCGAGCACTTCCGCGCCATCGGTCGCGAGCAATGGCTGGATCGCATTGCGCGCGGACGTGTCCTCGACGGCCAAGGCCTGCCGATTGCGCTGGATCTGCCCTACAAGGAAGGCCTGCGCATTCACTACTTCCGTGAAGTGCCGGATGAAAAACCGATTCCGGTGGTCGAGACGATTCTCTACGCCGATGAGCACTTGGTGGTCGCGGATAAACCGCATTTCCTGCCAGTAACGCCTGCGGGCGAATACGTCGAACAGACCTTGCTGCGGCGCTTGATCCATCGGTTGGATAACCCGCATCTGGTGCCATTGCATCGCATCGATCGGCACACGGCAGGGCTGGTGTTGTTTTCTGCCAATCCTCAGACCCGTTCGGCGTACCAGTCACTGTTTCCTACCAGACAAATCGAAAAGCGCTACGAGGCGATTGCTCCGGCATTGCCCGAATTGTCGTTTCCGTTGATCCACAAGAGTCGGCTGGTCGATGGCGAGCCGTTCTTCCGCATGCAGGAAGGTCCAGGTGTGAGCAACACCGAGACGGCGGTCGAGGTCAGGGAAAAAAACGGCGAGCTCTGGCGCTACGGTTTGTACCCGGTGACCGGCAAGAAGCATCAGTTGCGGGTGCACATGACCGCGCTGGGCGCGAGCATTTGCAATGACCCGTTCTATCCGCAGGTGCTCAAGGATGTCGAGGATGACCATGCCAATCCTTTGAAACTGCTGGCTCAGGGATTGCGTTTCGTTGATCCGGTCACCGGTGAGGAACGCAGTTTCGAGAGCGCCATCACCTTGCAGTGGTGATGGCTGCCGACACTTTCTTTCAGGCATGAAAAAGCCCGCATTCAGCGGGCTTTTTCGTATCGGGTTGTCGCCGCAAAGATTACAGCTCTTTAACGGTACGAACCTGATCCTTGTTGATGCGAGTTTGCTTGCCGTCCAACTGTTCGAACTCGTAGAAGCCCGACTCTTCGTCGTATTTCGGCTGGTCGACGGCCTGGATTTCACGACCATCATTCAAGGTAAGCACGGTTGGCGATGCGCAACCAGCGAGGGTAGCGAGGCCCAGTGCGAGCATGAAAGTGGCGAGGGTCCGTTGAGTCATGAGTGTGTCTCCGAAAATGAATACTTTTGATTACTGAGCTTGTAGACGTATGCGATGCACGCAAGTTCCTTCTCTTGTCAGTCTGACACAGTGTTGTGTGCACTTAACAGGTCTGGTGTGTTCAGGTTCGCCAGGCGAGGGTCGTTGTCCGGGCATTGCAGGGCTGTGGCGCCCAGTTGCCGCATGATTCTGCCGGGGCTGCGTTCGCCTTCGTTCCAGGCTTTTTCGAATGCCGGCGCGAGGGCCACGGGAATAATGCAAAGCAGCGGTTCCCAATGGTCGCCGTGGCGCAACATCAGCGGTTTGTCCGGATGTTCTGCGGCGTTTTCACGCATGCCGTGCAGTAGCACGGCATCGATCCGCGGCACATCGCAGGGCAGTACCAGCAAATGAGCATGGCGCGCGGCTTTCAAACCGGCACGAATTCCCGCCAGCGGGCCAGGGAAATCAGCCAGGTCATCGCCAACCAATTGATCGGCATACGGCGCGTATTTTTCCTGGTTGCGGTTACAGGAGATGATCAGGTCGTCACTCAGCCCGCGGGTCTTGCGTTGCAGATGCGCAATCAACGGTTCGCCATGCCATTCGATCAGCCCCTTGTCCTGACCTCCCATGCGCTGGCCGCGCCCGCCCGCCAGCAGCAGAATCGAGCAGGGCGGCAGGGGTGAATTCGAAGTCATGGCAGCTCTCCTTGGGGGCGGCGAAAAAACCGGGCGCTGTGATATAACACCGGGCTGTTTCCCCTACAACTGGACGAGCCTATGAAAGCCAAGGCTGATGTACCTTTCGCGCCGCTGAACATCGCGGTGCTGACTGTCAGTGACACCCGTACCCTGGAAACCGACACCTCGGGCCAGGTCTTCGTTGACCGCCTGAGCGCGGCCGGACACAACCTGGCGGCGCGGGTGTTGCTCAAAGATGACCTGTACAAAATTCGTGCGCAAGTCGCGACCTGGATTGCCGACGACGTGGTGCAAGTCGTGCTGATCACTGGCGGCACCGGATTTACCGGTCGCGACAGCACACCGGAAGCGGTGAGCTGCCTGTTGGATAAACAGGTCGATGGTTTTGGCGAATTGTTCCGGCAGATCTCTGTGGCCGACATCGGCACGTCGACCGTGCAATCGCGCGCATTGGCCGGTCTGGCCAATGGCACGCTGGTCTGCTGCCTGCCGGGTTCGACCAATGCTGTGCGTACCGGTTGGGATGGCATTCTTGCCGAGCAACTCGATTCGCGTCATCGGCCGTGCAATTTTGTCCCTCATCTGAAACAGGCGGCTCCCTGTGAATCCCGCGGGTAAGCCGGGCAAGACCGGCAGTTTGCTGCCGGTCGAGGTAGCGTTGGCGCGGTTGCTGGAAATGGCCGAAGCAGCGCCGATTCGTGAGCGTGAACGCCTGCCGTTGGCGCAGGTTGAAGGGCGGGTGCTGGCGGACGATCTGATCTCGACGCTGGACCTGCCGCCATGGCCCAACAGCGCCATGGACGGGTATGCCTTGCGCACGGCTGACTGGGGCGGCGAACCGCTGGTGGTCAGCCAGCGGATTTTCGCCGGTCAGGCGCCGCAACCGCTGCAACCCGGCACCTGCGCCCGAATCTTCACCGGTGCTCCCGTGCCTGCTGGCGCCGACTGCGTCGAGATGCAGGAAAACGCCGAGGTTCTCGCAGATGAGCGCGTGCGCTTCACCGAGGCCATGTCCCCCGGCCAGAACATTCGTCCGCAAGGTCAGGAGACCACGGTCGGCGAATTGGTCTTGTCCGCCGGCACGCGTCTGGGACCCATCGAGCAAGGCTTGGCGGCATCCCTGGGATGCGCCGAGCTGGAGGTGGTGCGCAAGGTCCGTGTTGCGGTGCTGTCGACCGGCGATGAGCTGGTCGAGCCCGGCCAAGCCTTGGGCCCCGGACAAATCTACAACAGCAATCGTGTGTTGCTCTGCAGTTGGTTGCAGCGTCTGGGCTGTGAAGTGATTGATGCCGGCATCCTCGTGGATGATCTGGAGATTACTCGCCAGCGTCTGGGTGAGCTGGCGGATGTCGACCTGATTCTGTCCACCGGTGGTGTCTCGGTGGGTGAAGCGGATTTCCTCGGCATTGCCTTGCGCGAGGAGGGCGAACTGACCTTGTGGAAGCTCGCGATCAAACCCGGCAAACCGCTGACGTTCGGACATTTCCGTGGCGTGCCAGTGATTGGTTTGCCGGGCAACCCGGCATCGACCCTCGTGACCTTTGCGTTGCTGGCCCGGCCTTATCTGTTGCGCCGTCAGGGCGTGGCAGACGTCGAGCCGCTGAAATTTCAGGTGCCGGCAGGGTTCGTCTGGCCCAAGGCTGGCAATCGCAGGGAATACCTGCGCGGTCGCCTCGAAAACGGACGAGCCATCATCTATCGCAATCAGAGCTCCGGCGTCCTGCGCAGCGCAGCGTGGGCCGAGGGCCTGGTTGAAGTGCTGGAGGACCGCACGCTGGTTGAAGGTGACTGGGTCAACTTTATTCCATTGAGTGAAGTGCTGGGTTGATGTCTGCCGACGCTGGTCCGGTTTAGCCGCCGGGCCTTGCGTCACTTGAGCCCTTCACCTCGGCCGGTCAGTTGGCCAGAAGTGTCAGGATGTGATCGAACCGGCTGTTGGCGATCCATCCCACAAGCCCGAGCATGACTGCGATAGCGCCGGCCGAGTAAGCCAGTCGGTGTTTGATCGATTTGACGTCGCCACGCACTTCTTCCATATCTCTGCGGATGTACTTGAGGTGTGTCTCCAGTTCCACGACGCGCGGTTCCATATCAGCTGCTCCATTGGGTTTTGCATTGCTGTTGTTGAATTCAGACTGCTGGTTTCTTAAAACAGTGGTACTCATTGGCTGCACATCCTTGTGGGTTGTTTTGTGAAGACTGAGGCGTCTGGCGCCCAAGGTGTACCAATCACCGAGGTCGGTCAATTAGGCCAATTCGTCAGGTTTTGTAAGAAAAAATACCGCCTTGTAGGACCTGCCATGCCGCGCCCCTGAATTAATTCAAGTTATGCCGACTTTTTTGCGTGGCGCAGAGGTCAATATATTTCATACGGATTCCAATCATGGGAGTGATGGCAATGGGTGAGCGCAAGGCGCTGTTGATTCTGCATGGCAAGCAGGCACTCAACGAGGATGTGCGCGCGGCGGTTGTAGCCAAGCGCGAAGAAGGCTGGGACTTGGCCGTGCGGCTGACCTGGGAGGGCGGTGATGCCGCGCGCCTGGTGGACGAAGCGTTGGCGGCCGGGTACACGCAGGTCATCGCCGGTGGTGGCGACGGCACGTTGCGCGATATCGCCGAAGCATTGGCGGCGCATTCCAGCGAGGCCAGTCTGGTGCTGCTGCCGCTGGGCACGGCCAATGACTTTGCCCGCGCTGCCGGGATTTCCCTGGAACCGGCCGAAGCGCTGGCGCTCTTGGACAGCCCGCCGAGTGCGATCGATCTGGGCACCGTCGACGGTCAGGTTTTCCTCAACATGGCTACCGGTGGTTTTGGCAGTAATGTCACGGCCAATACCTCGGAAGACCTGAAGAAGATCCTCGGCGGCGCCGCGTACCTGTTCACCGGCTTATCGCGTTTCAGCGAGTTGCACGCCGCCTATGGCGAGCTGCAAGGGCCGGATTTCCGCTGGAGTGGCGAACTGCTGGCGTTGGGCATCGGCAATGGTCGTCAGGCCGGCGGCGGTCGCGTGTTGTGTCCTGAGGCTGTAGTCGACGATGGGCTGCTGGACATCAGTATTCTGCCCGCGCCGCAAGAGGTGGTCGGCACGTTGCGCGACCTGCTGGCGGATGGTTTTGGTATCGACAATATGTTCGTGCGGGCGCGCTTGCCGTGGGTCGAGATCAAAGTCGCGGAAGGCCTGCACATCAACCTCGATGGCGAACCGCTGGAAGGCGAGAATTTGCGTTTCGAGGCACGTCCGTCGGCGTTGCGCGTGCATTTGCCGGCGAATTCGCCTTTGCTCAGCTCATCAACTCAGATCAGTCGTCCAGACTGATGATCTGCTCGCGCACCGCGAACAGCACGAGGCCCGCCACGTCGTAGATCTGCAAGCGTTTCATGATCTGCGAGCGGTGGGTCTCGACGGTTTTGATGCTCAGGCCCAACCCGTTGGCGATTTCCCGCGTTGACTTGCCGCGAACGATCAGGCGAAGGATTTCCAATTGGCGTGCCGTCAGATTGTGCATGTCTGGCACGGCTGGCTGCTGCTTCTGATTGCGCGTCAATGCCTGATTGATCACCGTGTGGGCAATCGCCGGGCTCAGGTAGCGCTCGTCATTGCGCAAGGCTTCCAGCGCATGTTCGAGCTCGGTGGCGGTGGTGTCCTTGAGCAAATAACCGTGCGCGCCCGACTCCAGCGCCTGCATGATCAGGCTCGGATCGGTGTGCATCGAAAGGATCAGCACTTTGCTTTGCGGGCGCACCAGTTTCAGCCGCTGCAACGCTTCGAGGCCGCCGGTTTCCTTCATGGAAATATCCAGCAAGATAATGTCCGGCGACAGCTGTTCGACCATCTCCAGCAGTTGCGAGCCGTCATTGGCCTCGCCGACGACGGCGTAACCGGGAATATCCAGGACCAAGGCGCGCACGCCGGCCCGAATCAGTGAATGGTCATCAACCAGAAGTAAGTTACAAGTCAACGCATAACCTTATTCGTACTGGCCCGCTCGAGCGCGCGCGGCGCCCAGGGCAGAAGTGCTTCGATTTGAGTGCCTTTGCCCGGCTCGCTGGTCACGGTCAACGTCCCGCCCAACTGATCGATCCGTTCCGACATCCCGGCCATTCCACGTTGCCCCTCGCGCCCGGGGTTGGCCGCTGGCGCAAAGCCTTGTCCATCATCGCTGATCAGCAGCGTCAGGCCCTTGGGCAAGCGTTGCACACGCACCAGCAAATTTTTCGCCTCGGCGTGGCGCAGTATATTGGTCACCGCTTCCTGAGTAATTCGGAACGCGGTCACGGCCATTTCTTCCGGAAGACCGGTCAGCCGCTGGTGGCATTCCAGGCTCCAGTGCACCGACGTGTTGGCCAGCGTCCTGAGCAGATGCGCGCGAAGGCTGGCTTCCAGACCGAGGCTGGCCAGTTGACGCGGATTGAGGATGGCGGAAACGTCGCGGACCTTGTTCAGGGTTTCTTCAAGGGTTTCGCAGAGCAGCGAACATTGCCCTTGCAGGTCTTCGGGCATGCGCCGTTTAAGCCATTCACTTTGCAGTTTTGCCGCCGTCAGCAACTGGCCGATATCGTCGTGCAGTTCGCGACTGAGTCGATGCCGCTCGTTTTCCTGGACTTGCAGCAGTTTGTCGGCCAATTCCTGCGGCTGGAACTTGATCGACTTGCGCGATATACGATGGCCAACCCAGACACACGTCAACGCAGCGATGTTGAGCAACAACAAAGGCAGGGGCAAGTGCGCGGAAAGTCCATAAACCAGCAAGCTGCCGAATGCTGAAGCGGCACACAGCAAGAGCGTGAACCGTCGCGCGTTTTCGCGGGAGGGTGGCCACGTAGTGATTGACTTGAGGCTGGCGTACATAGCGGATGGAGCCAATGAATGTTCGCTGCGGGCAGACCGGTCAACGCTGGCTGACGGGCCCCTGT
The window above is part of the Pseudomonas prosekii genome. Proteins encoded here:
- a CDS encoding pseudouridine synthase; translation: MSTTSFSAAHSQASTLYLPPGPWLTVLDCLCEHFRAIGREQWLDRIARGRVLDGQGLPIALDLPYKEGLRIHYFREVPDEKPIPVVETILYADEHLVVADKPHFLPVTPAGEYVEQTLLRRLIHRLDNPHLVPLHRIDRHTAGLVLFSANPQTRSAYQSLFPTRQIEKRYEAIAPALPELSFPLIHKSRLVDGEPFFRMQEGPGVSNTETAVEVREKNGELWRYGLYPVTGKKHQLRVHMTALGASICNDPFYPQVLKDVEDDHANPLKLLAQGLRFVDPVTGEERSFESAITLQW
- a CDS encoding glutaredoxin family protein → MPPECQLFGTLGCHLCEVAEEELMPLVEHGLMVELVDIAENEAWVEDYGLRIPVLRRLDTGAELDWPFDAAQVVAFLR
- a CDS encoding YgdI/YgdR family lipoprotein: MTQRTLATFMLALGLATLAGCASPTVLTLNDGREIQAVDQPKYDEESGFYEFEQLDGKQTRINKDQVRTVKEL
- the yegS gene encoding lipid kinase YegS gives rise to the protein MGERKALLILHGKQALNEDVRAAVVAKREEGWDLAVRLTWEGGDAARLVDEALAAGYTQVIAGGGDGTLRDIAEALAAHSSEASLVLLPLGTANDFARAAGISLEPAEALALLDSPPSAIDLGTVDGQVFLNMATGGFGSNVTANTSEDLKKILGGAAYLFTGLSRFSELHAAYGELQGPDFRWSGELLALGIGNGRQAGGGRVLCPEAVVDDGLLDISILPAPQEVVGTLRDLLADGFGIDNMFVRARLPWVEIKVAEGLHINLDGEPLEGENLRFEARPSALRVHLPANSPLLSSSTQISRPD
- a CDS encoding response regulator encodes the protein MTCNLLLVDDHSLIRAGVRALVLDIPGYAVVGEANDGSQLLEMVEQLSPDIILLDISMKETGGLEALQRLKLVRPQSKVLILSMHTDPSLIMQALESGAHGYLLKDTTATELEHALEALRNDERYLSPAIAHTVINQALTRNQKQQPAVPDMHNLTARQLEILRLIVRGKSTREIANGLGLSIKTVETHRSQIMKRLQIYDVAGLVLFAVREQIISLDD
- the mobA gene encoding molybdenum cofactor guanylyltransferase MobA, with the protein product MTSNSPLPPCSILLLAGGRGQRMGGQDKGLIEWHGEPLIAHLQRKTRGLSDDLIISCNRNQEKYAPYADQLVGDDLADFPGPLAGIRAGLKAARHAHLLVLPCDVPRIDAVLLHGMRENAAEHPDKPLMLRHGDHWEPLLCIIPVALAPAFEKAWNEGERSPGRIMRQLGATALQCPDNDPRLANLNTPDLLSAHNTVSD
- a CDS encoding sensor histidine kinase, which codes for MYASLKSITTWPPSRENARRFTLLLCAASAFGSLLVYGLSAHLPLPLLLLNIAALTCVWVGHRISRKSIKFQPQELADKLLQVQENERHRLSRELHDDIGQLLTAAKLQSEWLKRRMPEDLQGQCSLLCETLEETLNKVRDVSAILNPRQLASLGLEASLRAHLLRTLANTSVHWSLECHQRLTGLPEEMAVTAFRITQEAVTNILRHAEAKNLLVRVQRLPKGLTLLISDDGQGFAPAANPGREGQRGMAGMSERIDQLGGTLTVTSEPGKGTQIEALLPWAPRALERASTNKVMR
- a CDS encoding molybdopterin molybdotransferase MoeA; its protein translation is MNPAGKPGKTGSLLPVEVALARLLEMAEAAPIRERERLPLAQVEGRVLADDLISTLDLPPWPNSAMDGYALRTADWGGEPLVVSQRIFAGQAPQPLQPGTCARIFTGAPVPAGADCVEMQENAEVLADERVRFTEAMSPGQNIRPQGQETTVGELVLSAGTRLGPIEQGLAASLGCAELEVVRKVRVAVLSTGDELVEPGQALGPGQIYNSNRVLLCSWLQRLGCEVIDAGILVDDLEITRQRLGELADVDLILSTGGVSVGEADFLGIALREEGELTLWKLAIKPGKPLTFGHFRGVPVIGLPGNPASTLVTFALLARPYLLRRQGVADVEPLKFQVPAGFVWPKAGNRREYLRGRLENGRAIIYRNQSSGVLRSAAWAEGLVEVLEDRTLVEGDWVNFIPLSEVLG
- a CDS encoding transcriptional regulator — protein: MVNVEQLKNSVNRMSVDVVRDAVAELRLDGLVTEGKTPFNKLHFNTCFAEIEALFQRAGYHRQLDVVGYQGLLYALYDPGRWEAVDVLRWLKEFTEAAARAQSIPA
- the moaB gene encoding molybdenum cofactor biosynthesis protein B: MKAKADVPFAPLNIAVLTVSDTRTLETDTSGQVFVDRLSAAGHNLAARVLLKDDLYKIRAQVATWIADDVVQVVLITGGTGFTGRDSTPEAVSCLLDKQVDGFGELFRQISVADIGTSTVQSRALAGLANGTLVCCLPGSTNAVRTGWDGILAEQLDSRHRPCNFVPHLKQAAPCESRG